In Pyrus communis chromosome 8, drPyrComm1.1, whole genome shotgun sequence, one genomic interval encodes:
- the LOC137743491 gene encoding uncharacterized protein isoform X2: MSVIHVLLIVEGKKHGKAGSSICFRRFLELSLKLRIVDLREKEIANSKAWVSCFLTRDLCHRCSTKLASALSYRWCSDFSFLLITSTRG, translated from the exons ATGAG TGTTATACACGTGTTGCTCATCGTGGAGGGGAAGAAACATGGAAAAGCTGGCTCTTCCATTTGCTTCCGCAGATTTCTCGAGCTCTCTCTCAAGCTCCGAATCGTTGACCTCCGCGAGAAG GAAATCGCCAATTCGAAAGCTTGGGTTTCCTG CTTTCTCACTAGAGATCTTTGCCATCGCTGCTCCACCAAACTTGCATCCGCTCTTTCGTACAG GTGGTGTTCTGATTTTTCATTCCTTCTCATCACTTCTACAAGAG GTTAG
- the LOC137743491 gene encoding uncharacterized protein isoform X1, whose protein sequence is MSVIHVLLIVEGKKHGKAGSSICFRRFLELSLKLRIVDLREKEIANSKAWVSCFLTRDLCHRCSTKLASALSYRWCSDFSFLLITSTRGRRGWR, encoded by the exons ATGAG TGTTATACACGTGTTGCTCATCGTGGAGGGGAAGAAACATGGAAAAGCTGGCTCTTCCATTTGCTTCCGCAGATTTCTCGAGCTCTCTCTCAAGCTCCGAATCGTTGACCTCCGCGAGAAG GAAATCGCCAATTCGAAAGCTTGGGTTTCCTG CTTTCTCACTAGAGATCTTTGCCATCGCTGCTCCACCAAACTTGCATCCGCTCTTTCGTACAG GTGGTGTTCTGATTTTTCATTCCTTCTCATCACTTCTACAAGAG GTAGGAGAGGATGGAGGTGA